A region of uncultured Draconibacterium sp. DNA encodes the following proteins:
- a CDS encoding endo-1,4-beta-xylanase, whose translation MKKINVFVLMVLLAGILGACNSGTTTQSKKAPTLKDAFAGKFHIGTALNEWQITGRDTAGVEVIKDQFQAIVAENCMKSGPIHPREDEYRFELPDQFVEFGVANDKFITGHCLIWHSQAPRWFFTDDEGNDVSREVMIERMKDHIYTVVGRYKGKIKGWDVVNEAIMEDGSMRNSKFRQIVGDDFIKLAFQFAHEADPDAELYYNDYNEWFPGKRDAIVQMVRDLKADGIRIDGIGMQGHIGMDSPSLEDYEAAIEAYANEGMKVMVTELDMSILPNRSRDVGADIATSFEYQQSLNPYTEGVPVEKMNEWDERMLDFFRLFLKHSDAVTRVTLWGVSDATSWKNNFPIRGRTDYPLLFDRNYQPKSIVAKLIEEANKAEK comes from the coding sequence ATGAAAAAAATTAATGTATTTGTTTTGATGGTGCTGCTAGCTGGCATTTTGGGGGCGTGTAACAGTGGCACAACGACACAATCGAAGAAAGCACCAACCTTAAAAGATGCTTTTGCCGGTAAATTTCATATCGGTACAGCTTTAAATGAATGGCAAATAACCGGAAGGGATACCGCCGGAGTTGAGGTGATAAAAGATCAGTTTCAGGCTATTGTTGCCGAAAATTGTATGAAAAGCGGACCGATACATCCAAGAGAAGACGAATACAGATTTGAACTTCCCGATCAGTTTGTAGAATTTGGCGTAGCAAACGATAAATTTATAACCGGCCATTGTTTGATATGGCATTCGCAAGCTCCGCGCTGGTTCTTTACCGATGATGAAGGAAATGATGTTTCGCGTGAAGTGATGATTGAGCGCATGAAAGATCACATTTACACGGTAGTAGGCCGTTATAAAGGTAAAATTAAAGGTTGGGACGTTGTAAACGAAGCCATTATGGAAGATGGCAGTATGCGCAACAGTAAGTTCCGCCAAATTGTTGGCGACGACTTTATTAAGCTGGCTTTCCAGTTTGCACATGAAGCCGATCCTGATGCAGAATTGTACTACAATGATTATAATGAATGGTTCCCTGGTAAACGCGATGCAATCGTTCAGATGGTGCGTGATTTAAAAGCTGATGGAATCCGGATTGACGGCATTGGTATGCAGGGACATATTGGAATGGATAGCCCTTCGCTGGAGGATTATGAGGCAGCAATTGAAGCCTACGCCAACGAAGGAATGAAAGTTATGGTTACCGAACTTGACATGTCGATTTTACCTAACCGTAGCAGGGATGTTGGTGCCGATATTGCTACCAGCTTTGAATATCAGCAAAGCCTGAATCCTTATACAGAAGGTGTTCCGGTAGAAAAAATGAACGAGTGGGACGAGCGTATGCTTGACTTTTTCCGTCTGTTCTTGAAACATTCCGATGCAGTTACACGCGTAACCTTGTGGGGTGTTTCTGATGCTACCTCGTGGAAAAACAATTTCCCAATTCGTGGACGTACTGATTATCCTTTGTTGTTCGACAGAAACTATCAGCCAAAAAGTATTGTGGCAAAGTTAATTGAGGAAGCAAACAAAGCCGAAAAATAA
- a CDS encoding glycosyl hydrolase 115 family protein — translation MNKKLFELYRVATVCLVFLQFALFTPLFTIAQDRMDYIASTEEEGSFGLIENGQPVPVVLGQNDFSGVKSVAEWFVNDINSITGQTPAISTANSSLPEEIILVGTLGKNELIDQLIRAGKIDASDIADQWECSLTQVVENPFPGVKKALVLAGSDKRGTIYAMLNLSREMGVSPWYWWADVPVEKKDQLYVKAGRWVTESPKVKYRGIFLNDEEPALGNWAREKFGGINHKFYAHVFELILRLRGNFMWPAMWGKAFYDDDPANGPLADKLGIVMSTSHHEPLGRAQAEWHKYGSGPWDYTKNKDVLSDFWQKGMERNKDWETIVTVGMRGDGDEAMEEGTNIALLENIVNEQRKIISDVTGKKPEETPQVWALYKEVQDYYDNGMRVPDDVTLLLCDDNWGDVRKLPDVNAPKHEGGFGMYYHFDYVGGPRNYKWINVTQIQRVWEQMNLTYSHGVDRIWVVNVGDLKPMEYPISFFLEMAWDPTQFNPNNLKDYIKNWSAEQFGENYADEAARILNQYTKFNHRVTPELLNARTYSIENYNEFERVRNEYRDLAFDALRLYNLIPNAYKDAFDQLVLFPTNATANLYEMYYAVAKNKQLIANNDIEANYWADVVETCFKRDSALTVHYNQQIAGGKWNHMMDQIRIGYTYWQEPRQAKMPAVERVEIPEVLNKELAFKETDGYVSIEAENYQKAKGTETITWEVIPDLGKTASAVTTFPQNAYPGENDKVYLEYAVDFTSTGDFEVHVLVSPTLNFNANKGLRYAVSFDEGQEQVVNINGKYRGELGPWQANRIIKTITNHKINKEGIHRLRIRVLEPGIVFQKIMIDTGGLKPSFLGAPESKQVKF, via the coding sequence ATGAATAAAAAATTATTTGAGCTATATAGAGTTGCGACTGTTTGTTTGGTCTTTTTACAGTTTGCACTTTTTACACCGTTGTTTACAATAGCTCAGGATAGAATGGATTATATCGCGTCTACAGAAGAAGAGGGATCTTTTGGGCTAATTGAAAATGGTCAACCGGTACCAGTTGTACTCGGACAGAATGACTTTTCGGGAGTAAAATCGGTAGCAGAGTGGTTTGTAAACGATATAAATAGCATAACCGGCCAAACTCCCGCAATTTCAACTGCAAATTCGTCCTTACCTGAAGAAATAATTTTGGTTGGAACATTGGGTAAAAACGAATTGATTGACCAATTAATTCGTGCCGGGAAAATTGATGCATCTGATATTGCAGACCAGTGGGAATGTAGTTTAACCCAAGTGGTTGAAAATCCGTTTCCGGGTGTAAAAAAAGCTTTGGTTTTGGCCGGAAGCGATAAGCGTGGAACTATTTATGCCATGCTCAACCTGTCGCGCGAAATGGGTGTTTCTCCCTGGTATTGGTGGGCCGATGTTCCGGTTGAAAAGAAAGACCAGTTGTACGTTAAAGCGGGGCGATGGGTAACCGAATCACCAAAAGTAAAATACCGTGGTATTTTCTTAAACGATGAAGAACCGGCTCTTGGAAACTGGGCACGTGAAAAATTTGGCGGAATCAACCACAAATTTTATGCTCATGTTTTCGAACTTATTCTGCGTTTGCGTGGAAACTTTATGTGGCCCGCTATGTGGGGAAAAGCATTTTACGATGATGATCCGGCAAATGGACCATTAGCTGACAAACTAGGTATCGTTATGAGTACTTCGCACCACGAGCCTTTGGGAAGAGCCCAGGCCGAGTGGCACAAATATGGTTCAGGCCCATGGGACTACACAAAAAATAAAGATGTGCTATCCGATTTCTGGCAAAAAGGAATGGAGCGCAATAAAGATTGGGAAACAATAGTAACCGTTGGTATGCGGGGCGATGGCGATGAAGCTATGGAAGAAGGCACAAACATAGCTTTGTTGGAAAATATTGTAAACGAACAACGAAAAATCATCAGCGATGTTACCGGTAAAAAACCGGAAGAAACACCTCAGGTTTGGGCATTGTACAAAGAGGTGCAGGATTATTACGACAATGGTATGCGTGTGCCCGACGATGTAACACTTCTTTTGTGCGACGACAATTGGGGCGATGTGCGTAAATTGCCCGATGTAAACGCGCCAAAACACGAAGGTGGTTTTGGAATGTACTATCATTTCGATTATGTAGGTGGTCCCCGCAATTATAAGTGGATAAATGTTACTCAAATCCAGCGGGTTTGGGAGCAGATGAACCTTACCTATAGCCACGGAGTGGATCGTATTTGGGTGGTAAACGTGGGCGACCTGAAACCGATGGAATATCCCATTAGCTTTTTCCTTGAAATGGCTTGGGATCCCACACAATTTAATCCAAATAATTTAAAAGATTATATAAAAAACTGGAGTGCCGAGCAGTTTGGTGAAAACTATGCCGACGAAGCAGCCAGGATACTCAATCAATACACAAAATTCAACCACCGGGTTACACCCGAGTTACTGAATGCAAGAACCTACAGCATTGAAAATTATAATGAATTTGAACGCGTTCGTAACGAGTATCGTGACTTGGCATTTGATGCACTTCGTCTTTACAACCTGATTCCGAATGCATACAAAGATGCTTTCGATCAACTGGTATTGTTTCCAACTAATGCTACAGCCAATTTATACGAAATGTATTATGCGGTAGCCAAAAACAAGCAGTTGATTGCTAACAACGATATTGAGGCCAATTATTGGGCCGATGTTGTAGAAACCTGTTTTAAGCGTGATTCAGCGCTAACCGTTCATTACAATCAACAAATTGCCGGAGGAAAATGGAACCATATGATGGATCAGATTCGTATCGGATACACCTATTGGCAGGAACCCCGACAAGCAAAAATGCCAGCTGTTGAACGCGTGGAAATCCCTGAAGTGTTGAATAAAGAACTGGCATTTAAAGAGACGGATGGTTATGTTTCTATTGAGGCCGAAAACTATCAGAAGGCAAAGGGAACTGAAACAATTACATGGGAAGTTATTCCCGATCTGGGGAAAACAGCTTCAGCAGTAACTACCTTTCCGCAAAATGCTTACCCTGGTGAAAACGACAAGGTGTATCTCGAATACGCTGTTGATTTTACATCAACCGGTGATTTTGAGGTTCATGTATTGGTATCACCAACGCTAAATTTTAATGCCAATAAAGGATTGCGTTATGCTGTTTCGTTCGATGAAGGTCAGGAGCAGGTGGTGAATATTAACGGAAAGTACCGGGGCGAATTGGGCCCGTGGCAGGCTAATCGTATCATTAAAACAATTACGAATCATAAAATAAATAAAGAAGGCATACACCGTTTGCGTATTCGTGTGCTGGAGCCAGGAATTGTTTTTCAGAAAATAATGATAGACACCGGAGGCCTGAAACCAAGCTTTTTGGGAGCACCTGAAAGTAAACAAGTAAAATTTTAA
- a CDS encoding endo-1,4-beta-xylanase encodes MKYINKLLLGAVSVLFMASCVDDSLLDYRVDKPESLVQQEYLNDYDVLKSYVDRSASPDFKLGAGVSLNAFNEKGLVYSHIMSNFDEVTAGYAMKHGAIVQNNGSMDFSGVEKFIATAQEAGVTIYGHTLAWHANQNAEYLNGIIADREIEIDPNDANNALHATTPEAKTNIWDWQLEYTVPTPLTQGVEYTLKMRAKASSAFTVGFWRTDGSSTNYGPDIAFGESWGDVSVTFTPTIDATRLQFCFGTFGGDLYFDDMVLTASGSEENLIENGAFDDEDLSGWGKPGWHAYTFGVEPVAAGPATWWTNLVTNSDVEGDDVSSFFATEVTVGPNPATIGAAGTGADGVGKAIVVKSGDNPTNTWDTQFFVKAPQQLEAGQAYRFSMKVKADKPATISSQSHNNPGGYVYWSMIGNPAVTTEWQEYTSSGVISAEQAGNSGMNTIAFNLAELAEANTYYFDDIVWEIEESGNTIPLTPEEKADTLSWALENWIAGMMEVSKDYVHAWDVVNEPMDDGNPSDIKTGVGKTDMAADEFYWQDYLGKDYAVMAFNLAAQYGSPEDKLFINDYNLEYNIDKCKGLIKYVEYIEEQGARVDGIGTQMHINTNSDKDKIVEMFNLLAATGKLIKISELDMGIADGVKTANATEEDLQAQADMYQFVVEKYLELIPASQQYGITAWSPLDSPDDSSWRAGEPIGLWNEGYYRKPAYAGFANGLSGE; translated from the coding sequence ATATGTTGACAGAAGCGCCAGCCCCGATTTTAAATTGGGGGCCGGAGTTTCACTAAACGCTTTTAACGAAAAAGGATTGGTTTATAGTCATATCATGTCAAACTTCGATGAAGTTACAGCAGGATATGCAATGAAACATGGTGCAATTGTGCAAAACAATGGAAGCATGGACTTTTCAGGAGTTGAAAAGTTTATTGCTACCGCACAAGAAGCAGGTGTTACCATTTATGGACATACGCTTGCGTGGCATGCCAATCAGAATGCTGAATACCTTAACGGTATAATTGCTGATCGGGAAATTGAAATTGATCCTAATGACGCCAACAACGCTTTGCATGCTACTACACCCGAAGCGAAAACCAACATTTGGGATTGGCAGCTTGAATACACAGTACCTACGCCATTAACACAGGGAGTGGAATATACATTAAAAATGCGTGCAAAAGCCTCAAGTGCATTTACCGTTGGCTTTTGGCGGACTGATGGATCCTCAACCAATTACGGTCCGGACATAGCGTTTGGAGAAAGCTGGGGCGATGTTTCCGTAACATTCACCCCGACAATAGATGCTACCAGATTGCAATTTTGTTTCGGAACATTTGGAGGTGATCTTTATTTTGATGACATGGTTCTTACCGCAAGTGGTTCTGAAGAGAATTTAATTGAAAATGGAGCTTTCGATGACGAAGATCTAAGCGGATGGGGAAAACCAGGTTGGCATGCCTACACTTTTGGGGTTGAACCTGTCGCGGCAGGACCTGCTACGTGGTGGACAAACCTGGTAACTAACAGCGATGTTGAAGGTGATGATGTTTCCAGCTTCTTTGCCACAGAGGTAACTGTTGGCCCAAATCCCGCTACAATTGGTGCTGCGGGTACAGGAGCTGACGGTGTGGGTAAAGCAATTGTTGTAAAGTCGGGAGATAATCCTACTAACACATGGGATACTCAGTTCTTTGTAAAAGCACCCCAGCAACTGGAAGCTGGTCAAGCCTATCGGTTCAGTATGAAGGTTAAAGCGGATAAACCAGCTACAATATCTTCTCAATCGCATAATAATCCAGGGGGTTATGTATATTGGTCTATGATTGGTAATCCCGCAGTTACAACCGAATGGCAGGAATATACAAGTTCAGGAGTCATTTCAGCCGAGCAGGCAGGCAATAGTGGTATGAACACCATCGCTTTTAATCTTGCAGAATTAGCGGAAGCCAATACGTACTATTTTGATGATATCGTATGGGAGATTGAGGAGTCGGGAAATACAATTCCACTGACACCCGAAGAAAAGGCAGATACCCTTTCCTGGGCATTGGAGAACTGGATTGCCGGTATGATGGAAGTATCGAAAGATTATGTTCATGCCTGGGATGTGGTGAATGAGCCAATGGATGATGGAAATCCGTCTGACATAAAAACTGGTGTTGGCAAAACGGATATGGCTGCTGATGAATTCTACTGGCAAGACTACCTGGGTAAAGACTATGCTGTTATGGCTTTCAACCTGGCAGCGCAATATGGTAGCCCTGAGGATAAATTATTCATAAACGATTATAACCTGGAATACAACATTGATAAATGTAAAGGGCTTATAAAATATGTTGAGTACATCGAAGAGCAGGGGGCTCGTGTTGATGGAATCGGAACACAGATGCACATTAACACCAACTCGGATAAGGATAAAATTGTGGAAATGTTTAACCTGTTGGCGGCAACCGGAAAACTGATAAAAATATCAGAACTTGATATGGGTATTGCCGATGGAGTAAAAACAGCAAATGCAACCGAAGAAGACCTGCAAGCTCAGGCAGACATGTATCAGTTTGTTGTTGAAAAGTACCTGGAATTAATTCCGGCATCTCAACAATACGGTATTACTGCATGGAGTCCGCTTGATAGTCCTGACGACTCTTCATGGAGAGCCGGAGAACCAATTGGTCTTTGGAATGAAGGTTACTATAGAAAACCGGCTTATGCCGGATTTGCAAATGGCTTATCTGGTGAATAG
- a CDS encoding glycoside hydrolase family 43 protein has protein sequence MKKARYLVDNLYTADPAAHVFNGKIYIYPSHDVESGIPENDNGDHFDMRDYHVFSMEDIDGEVTDHGNVLDVKDIPWAGRQLWDSDCAFKNGKYYLYFPLKDQTDIFRIGVAISEKPEGPFVPQEAPMKGSYSIDPCVFEDEDGSHYMYFGGLWGGQLQRYRDNKAIECGQEPADDEQALPARVAKLSDDMLEFGEEPKALVILDENGEPLKAGDHDRRFFEASWMHKYNGKYYFSYSTGNTHKLCYAIGDNPYGPFTYQGVILTPVVGWTTHHSIVEFKDKWYLFHHDCVPSNGKTWLRSLKVVEMEYDADGKIITIEGTAE, from the coding sequence ATGAAGAAAGCACGATACCTTGTTGACAATCTTTATACTGCCGATCCGGCAGCACACGTTTTTAACGGAAAAATTTACATCTACCCATCGCACGATGTGGAGTCGGGAATTCCCGAAAATGACAATGGCGATCATTTTGATATGCGCGATTACCATGTTTTCTCGATGGAAGATATTGATGGTGAGGTAACCGACCATGGAAATGTGTTGGATGTGAAAGATATACCCTGGGCAGGCCGCCAGTTGTGGGATAGCGACTGTGCCTTTAAAAATGGCAAGTATTACCTCTATTTTCCGTTGAAAGACCAAACCGATATTTTCCGCATTGGTGTGGCTATCAGCGAAAAACCTGAGGGACCGTTTGTTCCGCAGGAGGCACCAATGAAGGGGAGTTACTCCATCGATCCTTGCGTTTTTGAGGATGAAGATGGTAGCCATTACATGTATTTTGGTGGTTTGTGGGGTGGACAGTTGCAGCGTTACCGCGATAACAAAGCCATTGAATGTGGCCAGGAACCTGCCGACGATGAGCAGGCACTACCGGCACGTGTAGCCAAACTAAGCGACGATATGCTGGAGTTTGGAGAAGAACCAAAAGCATTGGTTATTCTGGATGAAAACGGTGAGCCGCTAAAAGCCGGTGATCACGACCGACGTTTCTTCGAAGCCTCATGGATGCACAAATACAACGGCAAATACTACTTTTCGTATTCAACCGGAAACACGCACAAATTGTGCTACGCTATTGGCGACAATCCTTATGGCCCGTTTACCTACCAGGGTGTGATTTTAACTCCGGTTGTTGGCTGGACAACACACCATTCAATTGTTGAATTTAAGGACAAATGGTACCTGTTCCATCACGACTGTGTACCTTCAAATGGCAAAACCTGGCTGCGCAGTCTGAAGGTTGTGGAGATGGAGTATGATGCCGATGGAAAAATTATTACAATTGAAGGTACAGCAGAATAA
- a CDS encoding glycoside-pentoside-hexuronide (GPH):cation symporter: MKTTSQKVSVLEKIGYSLGDLAANLVFQTLVTFLAFFYTDIYGLQNDHASVIMLVVGLVAAFGFNPIIGALADRTRSRWGKFRPWILFTAIPLGVIALLAFTTPDFSYKGKLIYAAGTYTLLLLAYAASNLPYSALSGVLTGDMSERNSLSSYRFAAVMFAQFFVQVFMLPIILHVGKGDKAAGIESVMTWMAIIGTVLLLITFLTTKERVIPRPEQESSIKDDLSDLFKNRPWIIMLTLTILVFVTLAMKGGSYVYYFNNYVDEVALQSFIQPILDSLSAIGLNFFESDVASAGFGLFNAGGIICSMIGIAVSSKLANKFGKRDVFGTTLFIATLFIVSFIFYNPEDVRLMFLAQALHMFFYGVTTPILWAMIADVADYSEWVNNRRATAIIFSAMMVGLKAGLAIGGAIVTWILGLYGYLSKDAVAAGQELIQPESVAQGAKMLVSIYPSIPFLIGVALLFFYEINKSKEVQIQKDLLERRK, translated from the coding sequence ATGAAAACTACTTCACAGAAAGTTTCTGTACTGGAAAAAATTGGATATAGCCTTGGTGACCTGGCTGCCAACCTTGTGTTTCAAACCCTGGTTACTTTCCTTGCTTTTTTCTATACCGACATTTATGGATTGCAGAATGATCATGCCTCAGTAATTATGCTGGTGGTAGGACTAGTTGCCGCTTTTGGCTTTAACCCAATTATTGGCGCTTTGGCCGACCGAACACGCTCACGATGGGGAAAGTTTCGCCCCTGGATTTTGTTTACAGCCATTCCATTGGGAGTTATAGCCTTGCTGGCTTTTACAACACCCGACTTTTCATACAAAGGGAAACTGATATACGCTGCCGGAACTTACACCTTATTACTGTTGGCTTATGCTGCCAGTAACCTGCCATATTCGGCATTAAGCGGCGTGCTTACCGGCGACATGTCGGAGCGAAACAGTTTGTCGTCGTACCGATTTGCGGCCGTAATGTTTGCCCAGTTTTTTGTGCAGGTATTTATGTTGCCTATTATTTTGCACGTTGGTAAAGGCGATAAAGCCGCCGGAATTGAATCGGTAATGACATGGATGGCCATCATCGGTACCGTATTGTTGCTGATCACTTTTCTTACCACTAAAGAACGTGTAATTCCTAGGCCTGAACAGGAATCGAGCATAAAAGACGATTTGAGCGATTTGTTTAAAAACCGTCCCTGGATCATCATGTTAACGCTTACTATTCTTGTTTTTGTAACGCTGGCTATGAAAGGTGGATCGTACGTTTATTATTTCAATAATTACGTTGATGAAGTGGCGCTGCAAAGTTTTATTCAGCCAATTTTAGATTCGCTTTCGGCAATCGGGTTGAACTTTTTTGAATCGGATGTTGCATCGGCAGGGTTTGGTTTGTTTAACGCCGGAGGAATTATTTGCTCCATGATCGGTATTGCCGTTTCCAGTAAGCTGGCCAACAAATTCGGAAAACGCGATGTGTTCGGAACAACTTTATTTATTGCCACTCTGTTTATTGTATCCTTCATTTTTTACAATCCCGAAGATGTTCGCCTGATGTTTTTAGCGCAGGCACTGCACATGTTTTTCTATGGTGTAACTACTCCAATTCTTTGGGCGATGATTGCCGATGTTGCCGACTACTCGGAGTGGGTTAATAATCGTCGCGCTACGGCTATTATCTTTTCTGCAATGATGGTGGGCTTAAAAGCCGGATTGGCCATTGGAGGCGCAATTGTTACCTGGATTCTTGGTTTGTACGGTTACCTGTCGAAAGATGCAGTGGCGGCCGGTCAGGAACTGATTCAGCCCGAAAGTGTGGCTCAGGGAGCAAAAATGCTTGTAAGTATTTACCCGTCGATTCCGTTTTTGATCGGAGTTGCTTTACTGTTCTTCTACGAAATCAATAAAAGTAAAGAAGTACAGATACAGAAAGACTTACTTGAAAGAAGAAAATAA
- a CDS encoding SDR family oxidoreductase — protein MFDLDGKVAVVTGGGGVLGGSIAQSLVEAGVKVAILDIRKEQVDKRVDELQKNGAEVLGFVSNVLDVDELKKTRELLLEKWGKVDILINAAGGNMPGATLTEQQTVFDMKIDDFQKVTDLNLNGTVFPSLVFGEAMSKVGEGSIITISSMATYSAISRVLGYSVSKTGINIFTQWMAMEMATKFSEKIRVNSIAPGFFIGDQNRNVLINPDGSYTERSKKVIARTPMGRFGDIKELNGAVQFLCSDAASFITGVILPVDGGFSSFSGV, from the coding sequence ATGTTTGATTTAGATGGGAAAGTAGCGGTGGTTACCGGAGGCGGCGGCGTTTTGGGCGGAAGCATTGCACAAAGTTTAGTGGAAGCAGGAGTAAAAGTTGCCATTCTTGATATTCGAAAAGAACAGGTGGATAAGCGGGTTGATGAGTTACAAAAAAATGGGGCTGAAGTGCTTGGTTTTGTTTCCAATGTACTCGATGTTGATGAACTAAAGAAAACCAGAGAGTTACTACTTGAAAAATGGGGAAAAGTTGATATTCTGATCAATGCCGCGGGAGGAAATATGCCCGGGGCTACCTTAACCGAACAACAAACCGTGTTCGATATGAAAATTGATGACTTTCAGAAAGTAACAGACCTGAACCTGAATGGTACTGTTTTTCCAAGTCTTGTTTTTGGAGAAGCCATGTCGAAAGTTGGAGAAGGAAGCATTATCACTATCTCATCAATGGCTACTTATTCGGCTATTTCGCGCGTTTTGGGGTATTCGGTGTCAAAAACCGGAATAAATATTTTTACCCAGTGGATGGCTATGGAAATGGCTACTAAATTCAGTGAAAAGATAAGGGTAAACTCAATTGCTCCGGGCTTTTTTATTGGCGACCAAAACCGGAATGTTTTGATCAATCCAGATGGGTCGTACACCGAGCGCAGTAAAAAAGTTATTGCCCGCACACCAATGGGACGCTTTGGCGATATAAAAGAACTGAACGGAGCGGTGCAGTTTTTATGCTCCGACGCGGCATCATTTATAACAGGTGTAATTCTTCCTGTTGATGGTGGTTTCAGCTCGTTTAGCGGTGTGTAA
- a CDS encoding sialate O-acetylesterase produces MKKNRLQYSFLGLLLLFLFCGELNAAVKLPRLVSNGMVLQRNEPVTIWGWADAGENIEIDFLGKVFKTKADRNGNWQLELNAMAAGGPYSMTINDVVLNDILVGDVWLASGQSNMELQLRRVMDLYADEILKINTDQIRLFRSSTRENAESEKADYPDGKWLSSTPENIMEFSAIAWFFADKIHQSKDVPVGIISTAIGGSPAEAWLSKDKVTPFLDEWLEQGKKIDSMRAAYVEKNGEIKPYYWGAEVNKNDPGAGKWSKNDVDVSGWPQISLPGYWTDKGVNFWNGSIWFYKEFELDESLAGEEAILRLGRIIDSDSAFVNGTFVGNITYQYPPRIYTIPEGVLKAGTNKVMVRVFNQGGRGGFVEEKPYEVRVGNKVIDITGDWQYHIGAELNPPRTNFGGLGFRPGGLYNSLINPMKEYTVKGVIWYQGETNAGRGFQYRQLFKDLIVDWRVQLKKPALPFLFVQLANLGVPNKQPVENGWAETRDAQRRALELPNTGMAVAFDIGEWNDIHPLNKKEVARRLFLEAERVAYGNDEIVSAGPLYKSMKVEDGSILLTFTSVGSGLFANNKLEGFQIAGEDGKFVWANAVVMSKNTVKVWSRNVKEPVAVRYAWDGNPAGSNLKNKEYLPASPFTTED; encoded by the coding sequence ATGAAAAAAAATAGATTGCAGTACAGTTTTTTAGGTTTATTACTCCTTTTCTTGTTTTGCGGAGAACTAAACGCTGCTGTAAAATTACCACGTTTGGTAAGTAATGGAATGGTCCTTCAGCGTAACGAGCCGGTTACTATTTGGGGCTGGGCCGATGCCGGCGAAAATATTGAAATTGATTTTTTAGGAAAAGTTTTTAAAACCAAGGCAGATAGGAACGGAAACTGGCAGCTTGAGCTAAACGCAATGGCTGCCGGTGGTCCGTATTCCATGACGATTAACGATGTGGTGCTCAACGATATTTTAGTTGGCGATGTTTGGCTGGCTTCGGGGCAGTCGAATATGGAGCTGCAGCTACGCCGGGTAATGGATTTATATGCCGACGAGATTTTGAAAATAAATACCGACCAGATTCGCCTATTCCGTTCTTCAACACGTGAAAATGCAGAGAGCGAAAAAGCTGATTATCCCGATGGAAAGTGGCTGTCATCAACACCTGAAAATATCATGGAATTTTCGGCCATTGCCTGGTTTTTTGCCGATAAGATTCATCAATCTAAAGATGTTCCGGTTGGCATAATCAGCACGGCAATTGGCGGCTCGCCGGCTGAGGCCTGGTTAAGTAAAGATAAAGTAACACCATTTCTCGATGAATGGTTAGAGCAAGGTAAAAAGATTGACTCGATGCGTGCAGCCTACGTTGAAAAGAATGGAGAAATAAAACCGTACTATTGGGGCGCAGAAGTAAACAAGAACGATCCCGGAGCAGGAAAATGGTCAAAAAACGATGTTGATGTTTCCGGCTGGCCGCAAATTTCTCTGCCGGGTTACTGGACAGATAAAGGGGTTAATTTTTGGAACGGCTCCATATGGTTTTATAAAGAATTTGAACTGGATGAATCCTTGGCCGGAGAAGAAGCCATTTTGCGACTGGGACGTATTATCGACAGCGACTCGGCTTTTGTAAACGGAACTTTTGTGGGCAACATTACTTATCAATATCCACCACGAATTTATACGATTCCTGAAGGCGTTTTAAAAGCCGGTACAAACAAAGTAATGGTGCGCGTATTTAACCAGGGCGGACGCGGTGGTTTTGTAGAAGAAAAACCATACGAAGTGCGTGTTGGTAACAAGGTGATCGATATTACCGGCGACTGGCAATACCATATTGGAGCTGAGTTAAACCCTCCAAGAACAAATTTTGGAGGCCTCGGGTTTCGTCCGGGAGGTTTGTACAATTCGTTGATAAATCCGATGAAAGAATACACGGTTAAAGGGGTAATTTGGTATCAGGGAGAAACCAATGCCGGACGTGGCTTTCAATATCGTCAGTTATTTAAAGACCTGATTGTGGATTGGAGAGTTCAGTTGAAGAAACCGGCTTTGCCTTTCCTGTTTGTACAATTGGCAAATCTTGGGGTTCCGAATAAACAACCTGTTGAAAATGGCTGGGCCGAAACGCGCGATGCACAACGCCGTGCGCTGGAACTTCCAAACACCGGGATGGCAGTAGCTTTTGATATTGGCGAATGGAACGACATTCATCCGCTCAACAAAAAGGAAGTAGCTCGTCGTTTGTTTTTGGAAGCCGAAAGAGTGGCATACGGAAACGATGAGATTGTTAGTGCAGGTCCGCTTTACAAATCGATGAAAGTAGAAGATGGAAGTATTTTGCTCACTTTCACATCTGTAGGATCGGGATTATTTGCAAACAATAAACTTGAAGGATTTCAGATAGCAGGAGAGGATGGCAAGTTTGTTTGGGCTAATGCCGTGGTGATGAGCAAAAATACGGTTAAGGTTTGGAGCAGAAATGTAAAAGAACCGGTAGCCGTTCGATATGCCTGGGATGGAAACCCGGCCGGATCCAACTTAAAAAACAAAGAATATCTGCCGGCATCGCCTTTTACAACCGAAGATTAA